CTTTTAATTGTTCTTCAAATTCTTTTTGTAATCCTGTAAATCGTTCTTTGAAATCAAAGTCATCTTCCTCATCAGGTAGTCCCACATAACGTCCGGGGGTTAATACAAAATCTAATTCTTTAATTCTATCTACAGAAGCAGAATTACAAAATCCTTTGATGTCTTCGTAATGTTGGGGCGACTCGCGAGTCGCCCTTACTGGTTTTGTATTTCCCAATTTCCAATTGTGATAGGTAGCGGCTATTTGTTGTATGTCTTCTTTGGATAATTCTTTGGTTCTTCGATTAATTAAATGACCAAGATTACGCGCATCTATAAATAAAACCTCGTCTCTTCTTGCAGCAGGTTTATTACGATTTAGAAACCAAAGGCAAGCTGGAATTTGGGTATTCAAAAATAGTTTTGCGGGAAGATTTACAATGCAGTCAATGAGTCTAGCTTCTATTAATGCTTTTCGAATATCTCCTTCGCCTGAGGTCTTAGAGGTTAATGATCCTTTGGCGAGAACAAAGCCTGCTTGTCCGTTTGGGCTTAGATGATACAAGAAATGTTGTATCCAAGCATAATTGGCATTACCCTCTGGAGGTTTACCATATTTCCAACGTCCATCAGTGCGAAGCTTGTCTCCGCTCCAATCGCTATCGTTGAACGGAGGATTGGCCACTAAATAATCTGCTTTTAAATCTTTATGTGCATCATTTAAAAAAGAACCTTCATTGTTCCATTTTACTTGAGAGCTATCAATGCCACGAATTGCAAGATTCATCTTTGCCAATCGCCAGGTTGTTAAATTACTTTCTTGTCCATAAATGGAAATATCATTTAACTTTCCTTGGTGCTCTAATACAAACTTTTCCGATTGCACAAATAAACCGCCAGAGCCACAACAAGGATCAAAGACTCTTCCTTTAAATGGTCTAAGCATTTCAATGAGTAATTCCACTCCACTTCTAGGAGTATAGAACTGTCCGCCTTTCTTTCCCTCTGCTAATGCAAATTCTCCTAGAAAATATTCAAACACATGACCAAGAACATCAGCACTTCTTGCCTTTGCATCGCCTAATGCGAT
This Leptospiraceae bacterium DNA region includes the following protein-coding sequences:
- a CDS encoding SAM-dependent DNA methyltransferase, with amino-acid sequence MAKPKENKTEEPIEKQLWKAADKLRKNIDAAEYKHIVLGLIFLKYISDAFEELHTKLKSGKGDYAGADPEDKDEYKAENVFFVPEKARWSYLQSKAKLPVIGKEVDNAMDAIEKDNPSLKDVLPKVFARGNLDPTSLGGLIDLVGNIALGDAKARSADVLGHVFEYFLGEFALAEGKKGGQFYTPRSGVELLIEMLRPFKGRVFDPCCGSGGLFVQSEKFVLEHQGKLNDISIYGQESNLTTWRLAKMNLAIRGIDSSQVKWNNEGSFLNDAHKDLKADYLVANPPFNDSDWSGDKLRTDGRWKYGKPPEGNANYAWIQHFLYHLSPNGQAGFVLAKGSLTSKTSGEGDIRKALIEARLIDCIVNLPAKLFLNTQIPACLWFLNRNKPAARRDEVLFIDARNLGHLINRRTKELSKEDIQQIAATYHNWKLGNTKPVRATRESPQHYEDIKGFCNSASVDRIKELDFVLTPGRYVGLPDEEDDFDFKERFTGLQKEFEEQLKEESKLNKLILENLKKVKV